A genomic stretch from Coraliomargarita sinensis includes:
- the tnpA gene encoding IS66 family insertion sequence element accessory protein TnpA — protein MESLDTEVVEDMEKRDDRGRRLISKEQWAELLSAYDSSGLTQRNFCRREGLNFNSFFYQLSRRRKKALPKEAPTPKFRQLQLSSGHKNRDRLIILDNDFNLSDFLI, from the coding sequence ATGGAATCACTGGATACTGAAGTCGTGGAAGATATGGAGAAGCGGGATGACCGTGGCCGTCGCTTAATAAGCAAGGAGCAGTGGGCGGAGCTTTTGTCTGCTTACGATTCCAGCGGGCTTACTCAGCGTAATTTTTGTCGGCGCGAAGGGCTCAACTTCAACAGTTTCTTTTATCAGCTCTCGCGTCGGCGGAAGAAGGCATTGCCTAAGGAAGCGCCGACTCCGAAGTTTCGCCAGCTACAGCTCAGTTCCGGACATAAAAATAGGGACAGGCTAATAATACTTGACAACGACTTCAATTTGAGTGATTTCCTTATCTAA